Within Sphingobium sp. SCG-1, the genomic segment TTTGCGGTCTCTCAACGCCCGATACCGTTGACGCTGCCCTTAAAGCGGGCGCGAGCCATTTGGGCTTCGTGTTTTTTCCCAAAAGCCCCAGGCATGTCGACTTCGATAAAGCCGCAGGGCTCGTCGCTCGCGTGCCCCAGCATGTAGTCGGCGTAGGCGTCATGGTCGATCCGGATGACGAGACGCTCTCCCGCGCCGTACAGGCAGGCGTCAAGACCTTCCAGCTCCACGGCCACGAAGCACCTGAGCGCGTAGCGGCGATCCGCGACCGCTTCGGCGTGGACATCTGGAAGGCGATCTCCGTGAAAACCCGTGCCGACCTAGAGCAGGGCCGCGCTTATGTGGGTATC encodes:
- a CDS encoding phosphoribosylanthranilate isomerase; translated protein: MSRLAIKICGLSTPDTVDAALKAGASHLGFVFFPKSPRHVDFDKAAGLVARVPQHVVGVGVMVDPDDETLSRAVQAGVKTFQLHGHEAPERVAAIRDRFGVDIWKAISVKTRADLEQGRAYVGIADFLLYDAKTPDGAALPGGMGLRFDWTLLRGFAPPLPWGLSGGLDPESVADAVAITGAPLVDVSSGVESAPGIKDVDKIAAFCKAIS